One Streptosporangium becharense genomic window, GTCGGCCGCTGGACGTTTCCGTCGGGGGAGGGGCCTGCCGCGGGACGTCCTGTGCGAGGAGGACGGACGGCGTCGGCCGCGGGACGTCCTGTGCGGGCAGGGCGGGCGGCGTCGGCCGGGGGACGTCCTACGCGGGGAGGGCCGACGGCCTCGGCCCGGGGTCGCCCGGAGCCGGTGCGGTGCCGGTGGAGGTCGCGACGTTGAGCAGCCCGATCCCCAGCCCCAGGGCGAGCGCGGTGATCACGCCTTCGGGCCAGTAGATGTGGCTGCCCAGCCACACGACGGAGGCGGCGATCAGGATCGTGCCACCGGCCGCCACTCGACGTCCGCCGTGCCGCGCGGCCAGCGCGGCGGTCGTCGCGATCGAGGCCAGCAGGAAGCCCACCGCACCGATCAGCCCGAGCGCTCCGCCGACCACGTCGATGGCCGCCCCGGCCCGGGTCAGGGTCGTGGGATCGTCGGTGTTGGCGACCAGCGTGCCGTACGCGATGCCGGCGATCGCGTCGAGGCTCGTGTAGAAGATCGCGTAAACGTAGGAGCCGACCCGCGCGACCACCGCCCAGGGGCCGCGGACCCCACGCAGGAGCAGCAGCAGGGAGCCCGCCAGCAGGGGGAACACCGGCAGGAGCAGCAGGTGCAGGGTGACCCACCGTTCGGCGGTTTCCGGCGTCAGGTGGTGCGGGTGCAGCAGGCCGGTCGCCGCGAGCACCACGGGAATGAGCGTCAGGGCGGCGGTGCGGAGGACGATCTGCCGTACGGGAGCCGTTTCCCGGTGGGTGGGGCCGGTGTGCGGGCGGGTGGTCATGCGTTGCTCCCCGGTAGGGGTGGACATCGGTACGCGAAGGATCTTTGTCACATTCGGTGGCGAGCGCTTCGGCCGAACAGCCGACCGGAGACGTACATCTTTCGTCGCTGGTTTCGTCTCCGGGACGTACGACCTTTCCGTGGAGGAGCCGGTCGCGGGCCCTCGCGCCGGGAGGGCGGGCCGGCGGGCGGGACCCGGGTCGGCACCGGACGCGGGACGCTGTACGGTCCCCGCTGAGAAACCGCGTGGAGGGAATCGGACGCGGTGCCATATAGTTAGCAAGAGTAATGAGACAGAGCAATGAAAAACCCACGGAAGGACCCCGTCGCAAGCCTGCGCAGCGACGCCGGTCTGGCTTCGGCCCTGCGCGTGTCCCTGGCACGACTGAACAGGCGCCTGCGCAGGCAGGCTGCGGTTCACTCCTTGACCCCCACCCAGCTCGCGACGCTCGTCGCCGTGGAGTGGCACCCCGGGATAACCCCCGGCGAACTGGCCGATTTGGAGAAGGTGCAACCGCCCTCGATGACGCGGGTGGTCGCCGCGTTGGCCGAGCGGGGGCTGGTGTCGCGTACACCGCACCCGACCGACCGGCGTCAGGTGACCGTGAACGTGACCGAGCAGGGCTCCGCGCTGTTGAAGGAGGAGCGGCGCCGCAAGGAGGCGTGGCTGACGCAGCAGTTGAAGGAGCTGACACCCGAGGAAAGGGCGATACTCCGGCAGGCGGCTCCGATTCTGGAGAAGCTCAGCCGGATCTAGCCGAACCCGAGGAACCCGGCGCCTCGGCGATCCCCCGGAACGCCGAGGCGGAAGCGGTGCGGGCCGCGTCGGAGACGGACACCGCGCACGCCGTGCCCGAGGTCGCACAGGTCCAGGCCGCGTCCGAGGCGACGTCGGCTCAGGCGGCGTCCGAGACGCGCGGCGGGATGTTCCGGTCGCTGCGCAACCACAACTACCGGCTGTTCGCGGTCGGCGGCGTGGTCTCCAACGTCGGTTCGTGGATGCAGCGCACCGCGCAGGACTGGCTGGTGCTCGACCTGACGGGCGGCAGCGCCACCGCGCTGGGCGTGACCACCGCGCTGCAGTTCCTGCCGTCGCTGCTGTTCGGGCTCTGGGGCGGCATGCTCGCCGACCGCTACCCCAAGCGGCCGCTGCTGATCGCCGCCCAGACGCTCATGGGGGTGCTGGCCCTCACCATGGGCGTGCTCACCGTGACCGGTGCCGCGCAGGTCTGGCACGTCTGGGCGATGGCGCTCGCGCTCGGGCTCATCTCCTGTGTCGAGGTGCCCACCCGGCAGTCGTTCGTGGTGGAGATGGTCGGCCGGAAGGACCTGCCGAACGCGATCGCGCTCAACGCCTCCAGCTTCAACCTCGCCCGGGTGGCCGGGCCCGCCCTCGCGGGCGTCCTGATCCACGCCCTGGGCGGTACCGGACCGATCTTCCTGGTCAACGCGTTGTCGTTCGCCGGAGTGATCGGGGGCCTGGCGCTCATGCGCTCCTCCCAGCTGACCACCCCCGAACCGGTGCCGAGGGCCAAGGGCCAGCTCCGCGAGGGGCTGCGTTACGTGCTGGAGCGGCCCGAGCTGCTCATGCCGATTCTGCTGGTCGCGTTCGTCTCGATGTTCTCGCAGTCGTTCACCATGTCGATCGCGCTCATGGCGCGGCAGGTCTTCGGCGCGGGAGCCTCCTCCTTCGGCCTGGCCTCCAGCATGTTCGCGGTCGGGGCGCTGGCGGGGGCGCTCATGGCGGCCCGCCGGACGCGGCCCAGCCGCCGGCTGCTGGTCGGCGGCGCGGTCTCCTTCGGTCTGTTCCAGATCGCCACCGGCATGGCCCCGTGGTACCCGTTCTACCTGCTCCTGCTCGTGCCCACCGGCGTCGCGTTGATCTCGGTCAACACCAGTGCGAACGCCGGAGTCCAGCTCGCCGCCTCGCCGGAGATGCGGGGCCGGGTGATGGGCATCTACATGCTGGTGTTCACCGGCGGGGCCCCGATCGGCGCGCCGCTGCTCGGCTGGATCTCCGAGCTGGGCGGTCCGCGCGCGGGGGTCGTGATCGGCGGGGCGCTCACCGTGATCGGTGTCGGCGCGGCGATAATGCTCACCAGGGTGATCGGCAGGAGGTCGCATGCGGCTGTTCGCGGGGTTGCTGCCGCCGCCGCCGGTGCGCGATGAGCTCGCCCACGCCCTCGAACCCCACCGGGACGGCTGGCCGGGGCTGCGCTGGCTGAGCCCGGTGAACTGGCACGTGACGCTGTCGTTCTTCGGTGAGGTGCCGGATCCGGTGCTGCCCGAGCTGCGGGTGCGGCTCGGGCGTGCGGCGGCCCGCCACGCGCCGCTGACGGTGTCGTTCGCCGGTGGCGGCGCCTTTCCCTCGCCGCGCCGGGCACGGGTCTTCTGGACCGGCCTGACCGGCGACCGTCTCCCGCTCACCCGTCTCGCCGACTCGGTGGCGGCGGGCGGGCGGCGGGCCGGGATCGAGCGGGCCGAGTCGCGGCGGTTCGCACCCCACCTGAGCCTGGCCAGGTCCCGGGCCGACACGGATCTCCGTCCGCTGGTCGAGGCGTTCGAGACGTTCGCCGGCACCCCCTGGCAGGTGGACGCGGTGCACCTGGTGCGAAGTCACCTCGGGGCCACGGTCCGCTACGAGACGGTCGCGGAGTGGCCCCTGACGGCGCGGGCACCCCGTGGGCAGAGCTAGGCTCCAGGTCGTGGATCGTCCCCGTCGCTGGCTGCTGCCCACGGTGCTCGCGCTGCTCGTGCTGCTTGTGGTGATCGGCGCCCTCGTCTCCTAGCGGTCGCCGACCGGCGGCCTCCGGTGATCACCACCCGCCGGTTCCGGCGGCTCCCGGCGGTCGCCGCGCGGCGGCCCCGGCGCCGTCCGGTGCGTCCGGCGGTCCGTCACCAGGCGTACTCCTCGGGGGCCGTCCTGAACCCCGGGAAGATCTCGTCCAGGCGGGTGAGGGCCTTCTCGTCCAGGGTGATCTCCAGGGCCTTCACGGTGCCGTCGAGCTGGTCGAGCGTGCGCGGCCCGACGATCGGCGCGGTGACGGCCTTCTGGTGCAGGAGCCAGGCCAGCGCCAGGTTGGCCGGCTCCACGCCGAGCTCGTCGGCGTAGGACTCGTACCGCTCGACCTTGTCGCGGTGCTTCTCCAGCTGCTTGGTGATCATCTCCGAGGCCGAACGACCCTTGTCGATCTTCCGGAGGATGCCGCCGAGCAGGCCGCCCGCCAGGGGACTCCACGGGATCAGGCCCAGACCGTAGTCCTGGGCCGCCGGGATGACCTCAAGCTCGGGCGCCCGGACGATCAGGTTGTAGTGCGACTGCTCGGAGACCAGCCCGACGCTGTTGCGGCGCCGCGCGCTCTCCTGGGCCTTGGCGATGTGCCAGCCCGCGAAGTTGGACGACCCCACGTACAGGATCTTGCCCTGCTGCTTGAGGATGTCCATGGCCTCCCAGAACTCGTCGAACGGGGTGTCCCGGTCGATGTGGTGCGCCTGGTAGAGGTCGATGTGGTCGGTCTGCAGGCGCTTCAGGGACGCGTCGGCGGCGCGCCGGATGTTCAGCGCGGACAGGCGTCCCTCGTTCGGCCAGTCGCCCATGTCCCCGTAGAGCTTCGTGGCGATGACCGTCTTCTCCCGGCGTCCGCCCCCCTGGGCGAACCACCGGCCGATGATCTGTTCGGTGATGCCCTCGCCCTTCTGCCACCCGTAGACGTTGGCGGTGTCGAAGAAGTTGATCCCCAGCTCATGGGCACGATCCATGATCTGGAAGGAGTCCTCCTCCGAGGTCGCGGGGCCGAAGTTCATGGTTCCCAGGCAGAGGCGGCTGACCTTCAGGCCGGTACGGCCAAGCTGTGTGTACTCCATGTGGCCCACACTAGGCACCTGGAGTGCACTCCAGGCGAGCCCGTTCGCCGGGACGGTGCGGCCCGGCTCTGCTCGTGCGGTCCGGCTTGTGCGTCCTGGCTCGTGCGGCCCGGCTCTGCTCGTGCGGTCTGGCTCGTGCGTCCGGCTCGTGCGGTCCGGCCCGGCCCGTGCGATCCGGCCTGTGCGGTGGGTTCGAGTGGTGGGTTCGGGTGGCGGGTTCGGCGGAGGCGTAGCGATCTTCGACGCGGACGAGCGCCTCATACGGCGTCTGCGCGAGTTGCTCTCAGGGCATGATGGCTGAATGGGGAGTAGATCGGGGAGTGCCCTGACACGCGTGCTCGTCGCCGCCGGGGTGATCGCGACGACCGTCTTCGCCGGGTCCGGGGCGTGGGCGGGCAGCAGCGGGGCGGGGGGACGGGCGGCCGAGGAGGAGCAGGTCCTCTTCCGCTTCAAGGACAGCCGGATCACCGAGTCGAGTGGGCTGGCGGTCTCGCCGACGCTTGAGGACATCCACTACACCCACAACGACAGCTCGGACGGGCCGGTGTTCTTCGCGGTCGGCGCCGACGGGCGGACCCGCGCGACCTTCACCCTGCGGGGAGCGGTCGCCCGCGACTGGGAGGGCATGGCGGCCTCCACCGACCCGCAGACCGGACGGGGTGTGCTCTGGTTCGCCGACATCGGCGACAACTTCGAGGGGGCCTGGCCCGACATCTCCGTCTACAGGGTGCAGGAGCCCACCACGCTGCGGGACGCGACCATCCCCGCCGTGCGCTACCGCTTCCGGTACGAGGACGGCGGGCACAACGCCGAGGGCGTCATGGTGCACCCCCGCACCGGCCGCCTCTACATCGTCACCAAGCAGTTCTCCGGAGCGATCTACGCGGCCCCGAGGCGGTTGCGCACCGACCGGACCAACGTGCTGCGCAAGGTCGGCCCCGCACCCATCATGGCCACCGACGCGGCCTATGCCCCCGACGGGTCGAGCTTCGTGGTCCGCACCTACTTCTCCGCCACGGTCTACCGCGCCTTCGGTGAGCAGATCACCAAGATGACGATGCCG contains:
- a CDS encoding MarR family winged helix-turn-helix transcriptional regulator, translated to MKNPRKDPVASLRSDAGLASALRVSLARLNRRLRRQAAVHSLTPTQLATLVAVEWHPGITPGELADLEKVQPPSMTRVVAALAERGLVSRTPHPTDRRQVTVNVTEQGSALLKEERRRKEAWLTQQLKELTPEERAILRQAAPILEKLSRI
- a CDS encoding MFS transporter, producing the protein MRAASETDTAHAVPEVAQVQAASEATSAQAASETRGGMFRSLRNHNYRLFAVGGVVSNVGSWMQRTAQDWLVLDLTGGSATALGVTTALQFLPSLLFGLWGGMLADRYPKRPLLIAAQTLMGVLALTMGVLTVTGAAQVWHVWAMALALGLISCVEVPTRQSFVVEMVGRKDLPNAIALNASSFNLARVAGPALAGVLIHALGGTGPIFLVNALSFAGVIGGLALMRSSQLTTPEPVPRAKGQLREGLRYVLERPELLMPILLVAFVSMFSQSFTMSIALMARQVFGAGASSFGLASSMFAVGALAGALMAARRTRPSRRLLVGGAVSFGLFQIATGMAPWYPFYLLLLVPTGVALISVNTSANAGVQLAASPEMRGRVMGIYMLVFTGGAPIGAPLLGWISELGGPRAGVVIGGALTVIGVGAAIMLTRVIGRRSHAAVRGVAAAAAGAR
- the thpR gene encoding RNA 2',3'-cyclic phosphodiesterase, encoding MRLFAGLLPPPPVRDELAHALEPHRDGWPGLRWLSPVNWHVTLSFFGEVPDPVLPELRVRLGRAAARHAPLTVSFAGGGAFPSPRRARVFWTGLTGDRLPLTRLADSVAAGGRRAGIERAESRRFAPHLSLARSRADTDLRPLVEAFETFAGTPWQVDAVHLVRSHLGATVRYETVAEWPLTARAPRGQS
- a CDS encoding aldo/keto reductase, whose product is MEYTQLGRTGLKVSRLCLGTMNFGPATSEEDSFQIMDRAHELGINFFDTANVYGWQKGEGITEQIIGRWFAQGGGRREKTVIATKLYGDMGDWPNEGRLSALNIRRAADASLKRLQTDHIDLYQAHHIDRDTPFDEFWEAMDILKQQGKILYVGSSNFAGWHIAKAQESARRRNSVGLVSEQSHYNLIVRAPELEVIPAAQDYGLGLIPWSPLAGGLLGGILRKIDKGRSASEMITKQLEKHRDKVERYESYADELGVEPANLALAWLLHQKAVTAPIVGPRTLDQLDGTVKALEITLDEKALTRLDEIFPGFRTAPEEYAW